From one Lemur catta isolate mLemCat1 chromosome 5, mLemCat1.pri, whole genome shotgun sequence genomic stretch:
- the HRH1 gene encoding histamine H1 receptor yields the protein MTLPNSSCILEDTMCEGNKTAVARPQLMPLVVVLSTVSLVTVGLNLLVLYAVRIERKLHTVGNLYIVSLSVADLIVGAVVMPMNILYLLRSRWSLGRPLCLFWLSMDYVASTASIFSVFILCIDRYRSVQQPLRYLKYRTKTRASATILGAWFLSFLWVIPILGWHRFMSKIAERREDKCETDFYDVTWFKVMTAIINFYLPTVLMLWFYVKIYKAVRRHCQHRELINGSLPSFSEIKLRPENPKVGAKKPGKESPWEVLKRKPKDAGGGPVLKPPSQDPKEMNSPVAFGQEEDGEVAKLHCFPLDITQMQTVAEGNVKDYVAVNQSQSQSQLKMDEQGLNMHRSSEISEDQVLADSQSFSRTDSDTPPEPAPSKGKLKSGSNAGLDYIKFTWKRLRSHSRQCVSGLHINRERKAAKQLGFIMAAFILCWIPYFIFFMVIAFCENCCNEHVHMFTIWLGYINSTLNPLIYPLCNENFKKTFKKILHIRS from the coding sequence ATGACCCTTCCCAATTCCTCCTGCATCTTAGAAGACACCATGTGTGAGGGGAACAAGACCGCCGTGGCCAGGCCCCAACTGATGCCCCTGGTGGTGGTCCTGAGCACCGTCTCCTTGGTCACAGTGGGCCTCAACCTGCTGGTGCTGTACGCTGTACGGATCGAGCGGAAGCTACACACTGTGGGGAACCTGTACATCGTCAGCCTCTCAGTGGCAGACCTCATCGTGGGGGCTGTTGTCATGCCCATGAACATCCTCTACCTACTCAGGTCTAGGTGGTCCCTGGGCCGGCCGCTCTGCCTCTTTTGGCTTTCCATGGACTATGTGGCCAGCACAGCATCCATTTTCAGCGTCTTCATCTTATGCATTGATCGCTACCGCTCTGTCCAGCAGCCCCTCAGATACCTGAAGTATCGTACCAAGACCCGAGCATCAGCCACCATCTTGGGTGCCTGGTTTCTCTCCTTTCTGTGGGTTATTCCCATTCTAGGCTGGCATCGCTTCATGTCGAAGATCGCGGAGCGCCGGGAGGACAAGTGCGAGACAGACTTCTACGATGTCACCTGGTTCAAAGTCATGACTGCCATCATCAACTTCTACCTTCCCACTGTGCTCATGCTCTGGTTCTATGTCAAGATCTACAAGGCCGTCCGGCGGCATTGTCAGCACCGGGAGCTCATCAATGGATCGCTCCCTTCCTTCTCAGAAATTAAGCTGAGGCCAGAGAATCCCAAGGTGGGTGCCAAGAAACCAGGGAAGGAATCTCCCTGGGAAGTCCTGAAAAGGAAGCCGAAAGATGCTGGTGGTGGACCTGTCTTGAAGCCACCATCCCAAGACCCCAAAGAGATGAACTCTCCAGTTGCCTTCGgccaggaggaggatggagaagtGGCCAAACTTCACTGCTTCCCACTTGACATCACACAGATGCAGACTGTGGCAGAGGGGAATGTCAAGGACTATGTGGCTGTCaaccagagccagagccagagccagctCAAGATGGATGAGCAGGGCCTGAACATGCATAGGTCCAGCGAGATATCAGAGGATCAGGTGTTAGCTGATAGCCAATCCTTCTCCCGGACAGACTCAGACACCCCCCCAGAGCCAGCACCCAGCAAAGGCAAATTGAAAAGTGGTTCTAACGCAGGCCTGGATTACATCAAGTTCACTTGGAAGAGGCTGCGCTCACATTCGAGACAGTGTGTGTCTGGGCTGCACATAAACCGAGAACGGAAGGCTGCCAAGCAACTGGGTTTTATCATGGCAGCCTTCATCCTTTGCTGGATTCCTTACTTCATCTTCTTCATGGTCATTGCCTTCTGTGAGAACTGCTGCAATGAGCATGTGCACATGTTCACCATCTGGCTGGGCTATATCAACTCCACACTGAACCCCCTCATCTACCCCTTGTGCAATGAGAACTTCAAGAAGACATTCAAGAAAATTCTGCACATTCGCTCCTAA